The Nitrospinota bacterium nucleotide sequence CGGATTCCATACTTTCGTGTCTATGCCGTTTAGCACTCCGCAAAGGGCGTCCGCCCGTTTGCGGAGCACTCCGTCGAGCCCCCAGCCATGCTCCCGCGTCTTGATCTCGGAAGCGTACGTGGGGGAGACCGTGGTGATAAGGTCGGCGAATACGAGCCCCCCCTTCATCAGGTTTATGCCGCCGTAAAACTCCATCTCCCCGTTCCGGTAATGCCGGAAATCAAGCCCTGTGTGACGCCAGTCCCTGGGATTGAATAGCCCCTGGTATCCCAGATTGTGGATCGTATATACGCCAGGAACGCCGCCCAAGACCGGGTCGTCCATGTATATCGTTTTAAGATAAACGGGGACCAAGGCCGTCTGCCAGTCGTTGGCGTGGACGATGTCCGGCTTAATTCCAAGGGCTTTCACCCCTTCAAGCGCCGCGCGGCAGAAAAAGGCGAACCTCTCCAGGTTGTCCAGATAGTCCCCTTCGGGAGTGTTGTACAGGTGGTCCCGGCCGAAATAGTTTTCGTTGCCGACGAAGTGGAAGTCCACCCCGTCCTTTTTGAGCGTGTATATTTCCCCTTCCGGCAGGCGGGTGGACATGGGGACGGCCACCTTCGCCTCCGGCCTGGCCCCCTTCGGGATGGCCGCGCCGATCCCCTTGTAACGCGGGACGAACACATGGACCTTTGCCCCCTCTTCGGCAAGGGCGGCAGGCAGGGCGCCCCCAACATCTCCAAGCCCCCCCGTTTTTATGAACGGGACCGCTTCGGACACCACGAACACTATCGTAAGAGGCCCTTTGGGCGGCCCGGATTTTTTCTTCATAAGTCAACTCACCGGTGAATCGCGGCGCCACCTCAGTAAAAACAATTGCCCAATTCGCTATAAAAACCTACAATAAGCCCGTGTTTAGTGTCACCCTG carries:
- the glgA gene encoding glycogen synthase GlgA, whose amino-acid sequence is MKKKSGPPKGPLTIVFVVSEAVPFIKTGGLGDVGGALPAALAEEGAKVHVFVPRYKGIGAAIPKGARPEAKVAVPMSTRLPEGEIYTLKKDGVDFHFVGNENYFGRDHLYNTPEGDYLDNLERFAFFCRAALEGVKALGIKPDIVHANDWQTALVPVYLKTIYMDDPVLGGVPGVYTIHNLGYQGLFNPRDWRHTGLDFRHYRNGEMEFYGGINLMKGGLVFADLITTVSPTYASEIKTREHGWGLDGVLRKRADALCGVLNGIDTKVWNPAGDKLIPANYTPAGLAGKKVCKEKLFEELGQPPGNDPLIGVVSRLVEQKGMDLFAEVIDSLLDDGMRVAMLGSGSPAFEELFRELAARRPDRASVRIGYDEGLAHRIEAGSDIFLMPSRYEPCGLNQMYSLRYGAAPVVRATGGLNDTVSDYDPVTGAGNGFKFHEPSAHALYWKTSEAAAILRGKPDDWYRMVKRAMKEDYSWSKSARTYLGVYKKLAWGKI